The stretch of DNA CGGTCTTTCCGGCGGCCTCGGAGGCGAAGCGTTCTCCGCGGCACTCGCGGCTGCGGACATGACTATGCTGGACTACCTGCGGGCGGTCACCGCGAAGGCTGTGGTTTTTCATGCCATCGCCGGCGTTCTGATGCCCACGTGGATGATCGTGATGCTCACCCGATTTTTTGGAGCGAACAAATCCTGGACGGAAGGCCTGTCCATTCTTCCCTTTGCGCTCGTCGGTGGCCTCGCGTTCACAGTACCGTACACGCTCATTGGGATTTTCTTCAAGCCAGAGTTTCCATCTCTCCTCGGCGCGCCCATTGGGCTCGCCATCGTCGTGTGGATCGCACGAAAAGGCTGGTTGCTTCCTGCGGATCACTGGGACTTTCCGCCACGCGAGTCGTGGAGTCCGGACTGGATCAGCGGGTTGGAGGAGGAACTGGCCGACGTACCAGAAGGCAAAGGCATATCCGCTCCCGCAGCCTGGGCGCCCTACGCTCTTCTCGGCCTACTTCTCGCACTCACCCGCTTCCCAGAGCTCGGCATCGACGCCCTCCTCAAGAAGCTCGATTTCGCCTGGGCAGACATCTTCGGTTCGGGAATTACCGCCACGACCACGCCACTCTACCTCCCCGGATTCATACTCCTAGTAGTCGTGCTCGTCACCGCGCTCCTCCATCGCATGGAGTTGAGGGACCTCAAGGCGGCCTTTATCGACTCCACAAAGGTTCTGGTTGGCGCCGGGGTCGTGCTCGTCTTCACCGTCCCGATGGTGCGTGTCTACATCAACTCGGATGTGAACGGTGCCGAAATGTTGTCGATGCCTCTGGCGATGGCAGAATGGGTCGCAGGAAACGTCGGGAGCGTCTGGCCGTTCTTCGCTCCGATGACGGGGGCCCTCGGAGCATTCATCGCAGGATCAAACACGGTGAGCAATCTGATGTTCTCCGCATTCCAGTTTGGAGTCGCGGAGCGACTGGCCATGTCTACCGTGGTGATTGTGGCTCTACAGGCCGTCGGTGCCGCGGCCGGCAACATGATCGCCATCCACAACGTTGTGGCGGCATCGGCTACGGTCGGCCTTCTCGGAAAAGAAGGGGCGACGCTGCGGAAGACGATCTTGCCAGCGATCTACTATCTGTTGGTCGTAGGCACGCTTGGGATGATCGCCGTCCATGTGCTCAAATTGACCGACCCGCTGATGGGCGGGTAACGCCTGCCATCTCCAGCAGCACCTCTGCCGCGCATGTAGCTCAGTGAGCACCGCCGAGCTTCTCCCTGCATGGCCAAGCCACGCGGCGATACGAACGCAGAGAACGTCGGCTCGACTGGGTCCGTCATGCCTCCAGCGCTGCGACAATTCCGTCGGCAGCGTGGGCAATGCACGACTCGCCGATCGCGGAGGTGGCCCCGCGGGAGTCACCGAGAATTCCGTTCGGGGTGACGGCCCGGAAGCCCTCGCTGAAGACCCGATGCATCAGCGCGTCATCGAAGACCTGAACGCGTCCGGCTTCGGCCCGTTCCTCGCGCACGAGGTCCGGACGGATCACCATCATTTCGGCTGTTTCGGCGATATCGGCGTGGCCGCCAACCCTGGGGACCAAATCTGGCGCGTGCTCCCCCACCGCGGCCGGCCAGAAGTCCATGAAGCCGACCAGGTCCGTGTAGGCATCGACGCGACATTCCTTGCCCACACCGGCTTGCAGGGCAGGAAGCATCTCGGCGAGTGGACCGAAGTTCCCACCATGCGAGGGCACGAAACAGAGACGGGTAAATCCGTGTCTGGCCAAACTCGTAGCATAGTCGAGGCAGATCGCCTCAAGAGTCTCCCTGCGAAGCGTCAGTGTGCCAGGAAAGCCCATATGGTGCTCTGAACAACCCACACGGATGGTTGGAGCGACCAGAGCGGACCCGAGACGGCGCGCGACCTCTACCGCCAATCTGTCGCCACGCACGGCGTCGACCAGAAGAGGCAGGTGGGGCCCGTGCTGCTCGATGGCTCCCACCGCGATCACGACGGTCGTGCGACCATCTGCGATCGCCTCGCCGACCTCGGGCCACGTCATTTCTTCCAGCAAGATCGAGTCGCTCATGGGGTTCGTCTGTCTTGGCCGTGGGAGATCGCCGCGCGCGGAATAGCGCGAGTCGTCCAAGTGTAGCCCACGCTCCCGGCCCGGCCTAGCTTCGGCAGCCCACGCGAAATCACTGAAGAAGCCCGGGAGAATTCCATGCGCGGTCGCATGATGGAGATGCCTCTGCTCGTCTCCTCGCTAATTGAGCACGCCAGCCGCGTGCACGGCGACCAGGAGATCATTTCTCGGTCGGTCGAAGGGCCCATTCACCGCTCGACTTGGGGCGAGGTGGCCACTCGGTCGAAGAAGCTCGCCAGCGCCCTGGCCCGTTTCGGAATCATTGAGGGAGACCGGCTCGCGACACTGGCTTGGAATACGTATCGACATCTCGAAGTGTACTACGGTGTCTCAGGCATCGGCGGCGTTTGCCACACGCTGAATCCACGGCTTCACCCGACACAACTCGTGTACATAGTGACCCATGCAGAGGACCGGATCCTCTTCGTCGATCTCACTTTCGTTCCTCTCGTCGAGGCGGTCGCAGCACAACTCGATTGTGTCGAGCACTACGTGATCCTAACGGACGCCGACCACATGCCGGACACGTCGCTGCCAAACGCCGTGGCATACGAGGACTTCATCGCTGGCGGGGATCCGGCCCACGAGTGGGCGGCGATCGATGAACATGCGGCGGCCGCCCTGTGCTATACCTCCGGCACGACAGGACACCCAAAAGGCGTCCTGTACAGCAATCGATCCAGCGTGCTCCACGCATACGGTGTATCTGCCCCGGATGTCTTCAACCTTGGGCGGGCAGCAAGCGTCTTACCGATCGTCCCAATGTTTCACGCCTGCGCTTGGGGTATACCCTACGCCGCTGCGGCGATGGGCACCCGGCTCGTCATGCCCGGTCCAAAGATGGACCCGGCCAGTATCACCGAACTCCTGGAGAACGAACAGGTAACCTTTGCCGCTGGAGTCCCGTCGGTTTTTATAGCTTTGCTTCAGCATTGGCGGGCCACAGGTGGCACAGCCCCGGAGACTCTCGAAATGGTTCTGCTGGGTGGAGCGGCCTCGCCAGCGTCTCTCATCGCCGCCCTCGAAGGGGAGTTTGGCATCGAGTTCCGGCACGCCTGGGGGATGACCGAGACCAGCCCACTTGGTTTGGTAAATACGCTTCTCCCCGAACATCGCACATGGTCCGTCAAGGATCGGGCTGCGTTTCAGACCAAGCAGGGGCAGCCTCCATACGGAATCGAGTTGAGGATCGTCGACGAGCATGGCTCCACTCTTCCCAATGACGGTGTCGCGTTTGGCGAACTCCAGGCACGAGGGCCCTGGGTCGCCAACGGGTATTTCAAGCGCGACGAGAAGCGGCTCACCTCAGATGGCTGGTTCCCGACCGGTGACGTCGCGAAAATCGACAAACAGTCCTACGTCCAGATCACAGACCGCACCAAGGACCTCATCAAGTCGGGTGGGGAGTGGATCAGCTCCATCGATGTCGAAAATACGGCCATGGGACACCCCGAGATCGCGATGGCCGCAGCCATCAGCATCCCAGACGAGAAGTGGGGTGAGCGGCCTCTGCTGGTGGCAGTCGCGACATCCAACAGTCCTCCATCGAAGGAATCCGTCATCGGCTTTCTCGCTGGAACGTTGGCGAAATGGCAACTTCCGGATGACGTGATCTTTGTCGAGGCACTCCCCATGGGCGCTACGGGGAAGGTCCAAAAGACGAAACTGCGCGAGAAGTACGGAGCGAACTGACGCTCCCAATACGGCGGCTCCGGCCGGCTCGGTACATTACCTGGGTTGGTGGTGACTTCAGTGTGAAGTCACGGTACCCGATCCGTGAGATAGACTCAGTGCCGCAAGATTGTCCCGTAGATCACGACACCGCAGAGCGCGCAGTTCAAGCGCTCCCGGGGGCCGTGCGCAGGGGCGTCTACTTCACGATCGGAGCCACCAGTGTCGTCCTAGGTGTGATCGGCATTGTCGTGCCACTATGGCCGACAACGTGCTTCCTCCTCCTGGCCAGATGGTGCTTCGCCAGAAGCTCCACGCGCGCCGAACGGTGGCTGCACGCGAACAGAATCTTCGGCCGGTATTTGCGTGACTACCGAGAGCACGGAGTCATTTCACCCCGAGTGCGAGCCCGCTCCGTGGCGGTGCTGTGGGTCTTCATCGGCCTGAGCGCCTTTCTGCTCGCCAGCCGTCTGTGGGCGGTGGCCCTGCTTCTGCTGCTCGCACTAGCAGCCACGGCCCACCTTTACTCGCTCCCGACGGAACCGAGGGCCTCAACGGCAGATTGAGCGGGTTGCCCTCAGGGCGACCTGGGATTCTGTTGCGGCTGTCCGGAGGCTTCGTGTAGAGGTTGTCCCGGGCGTACCAGTCCGCACCCCTCAACCGATCTGCCCGATGACCCACTCGCCCTGGATCTTCCGTTCTCCCGTAGTCCTCCTCGTCGCTCTGCTGAACGCGTGCAGCGGTGGTTCCTCTCCGGCCGATCCGCCTGGGCCCGCAGACATGAACGAGGCCAGGCCGGCGAGCGAGAGCGACTCAGCCAAGAGCTATGAAGACTTGGTATCAGGCGCAGAAAGTGATGAGGGACTGTTCACCGTCCACCAGTCGGGAGACAACTACCACTTCGAAATTCCCGACTCACTCCTCGACCGCGACATGCTTCTCATCTCACGCGTTGCGGGCGTCCAGTCGGGTATGGGTGGATTCCTGCCGGCGGGGGCCGCAGTAAATCGACAGATGGTGCGCTTCGAGCGAGAAGGCGAGCGGATGCTGCTCCGGAAGTACTCCGGCGAAGCGGTCGCCGACGACTCACTGGCGATTTCCCAGGCAGTGGAGTCCAATTACTTCGCTCCGATTCTAGCCGCCTTCGATATCGACATGCGTGGGCCGGGCGATGCCTCCTCCGTCGTCGACATGACAGACTTCTTCGCAGGCGACACCCCAGCACTGTCCGGTCTTCGTTCGGCGCAGCGTCGGACATATCAGGTGCGCAGACTCGACACCGATCGCAGCTTCATTGGTCGCGTCCGCAGCTATCCGCTCAACGTGAACGTCCGGCACACCCTTACGTACGACGCGGGGGCACCCCCCTCCGATGAGCAGGCCAACACCATCTCCATGGAGATGAACCAGTCTCTGGTCCTCCTCCCGGCAGAACCGATGCGCCCCCGCCACGCGGACGATCGCGTCGGCTACTTCACCGTCGATCGAATCAACTATGGACTCGATGAACAGAAGGCGGCCACGGAGACATTCCTGCGCCGGTGGAGGCTCGAGCCATCCGACTCGGCTGCCTATGCACGAGGCGAACTCGTTGATCCTGTCACGCCAATCACCTGGTACATCGATCCGGCGACACCAGAACGGTGGGTCGAGTCCGTGCGCCAGGGAGTGGAGAACTGGAACGAAGCCTTCGAGGCCGCGGGCTTTCGCAATGCGGTCCGGGCACTCAATGCACCGTCCCCAGAGGTGGACCCGGAATGGAATCCGGAGGACGTTCGTTACTCCGTTGTGCGGTGGTCCGCGAGCCTGACGCGCAACGCGCAGGGTCCGAGCACGTCAGACCCCCGCACCGGTGAAATCATCGAGAGCGACATCGTTTGGTACCACAACCACATGCGTTCATATCGGAACTGGATGATGGTACAGACCGGGGCGTCAAACCCCGGCGCCCGGAGCCTCCCCATCGATGACGCTCTGATGGCGGAAGCGATGGAGCAGGTCATCACGCATGAAATTGGGCACGCTATCGGATTGCCCCACAACATGATCGCCAGCTCGGCGTATCCCGTCGATTCACTTCGTTCCCAATCCTTTTCGAGTCGGATGGGAGTCGCGCCAACGATCATGGACTACGCCCGCCAGAATTACATCGCACAACCGGAAGATGGACTCCGACCCGAAGACTTTCTTCGACGGATCGGGCCGTACGATCTGTATTCCGTCAACTGGGGATACCGAGTTCTTCCCGATGCAGCGACGCCGGAAGCCGAGCGCGAAACCCTCGATGCCTGGATCGTCGACCGGGCCAGCGACCGGATGTACAAATACCTTCCGCAGGGCGGCCTGGGCGTGACTGACCCGCGTGCGCAGACGGAGGATATGGGAGACAATCCGGTCGAGGCGAGCACGTATGGAATGACCAATCTGAGGCGGATCGTGCCCAACCTGGTTGACTGGACGACACGATCAGGCAACGACTACACGGACCTGCAGGAGATCTATGGTGAGGCCCTCGGTCAGTGGAACCGATATGTGGGCCATGTCCTCACAGTCGTAGGCGGAGTCGAGGTCGACCTAAAGACCGCCGACCAGGGTGGAGTCGTTTACAACGTCGTGCCCAAGGCTCGCCAGAAGGAGTCGGTAGCTTGGCTCACGAGGGAAGTTTTCAACGCCCCGGTCTGGCTCAATGAACCGGGTATTCTTGAACTAATTGGCCCGACCACGGGCGGACTCCGCGCGCTGCAGGCAAGACAGGCCGGGATCCTGAATCGGCTGCTCGACCCGAGGCGCCTCGACATTCTCACCGAGATGGAGGCGACCCAGCCAGCGGGAGCGTACCCTCTCGTCGAGTTTCTCGACGACGTCCGCGCGGGAGTATGGGGTGAACTCAAAAGCGCCTCAGCGATCAATGGGTACCGACGGGCGTTGCAG from Longimicrobiales bacterium encodes:
- a CDS encoding L-lactate permease: MTLGLQAALALFPISLGGILLVGFRVPAKHAMPAAYVAAVAVAFGVWQMSPSRIAAASIQGLFLTFDLLFIIFGAILLLYTLERSGGVAAIRRSFNGISDDRRVQVVIVAWLFGSFIEGAAGFGTPAAVVAPLLVALGFPAAAAVMLGMMIQSTAVTFGAVGTPVLVGLSGGLGGEAFSAALAAADMTMLDYLRAVTAKAVVFHAIAGVLMPTWMIVMLTRFFGANKSWTEGLSILPFALVGGLAFTVPYTLIGIFFKPEFPSLLGAPIGLAIVVWIARKGWLLPADHWDFPPRESWSPDWISGLEEELADVPEGKGISAPAAWAPYALLGLLLALTRFPELGIDALLKKLDFAWADIFGSGITATTTPLYLPGFILLVVVLVTALLHRMELRDLKAAFIDSTKVLVGAGVVLVFTVPMVRVYINSDVNGAEMLSMPLAMAEWVAGNVGSVWPFFAPMTGALGAFIAGSNTVSNLMFSAFQFGVAERLAMSTVVIVALQAVGAAAGNMIAIHNVVAASATVGLLGKEGATLRKTILPAIYYLLVVGTLGMIAVHVLKLTDPLMGG
- a CDS encoding creatininase family protein; translation: MSDSILLEEMTWPEVGEAIADGRTTVVIAVGAIEQHGPHLPLLVDAVRGDRLAVEVARRLGSALVAPTIRVGCSEHHMGFPGTLTLRRETLEAICLDYATSLARHGFTRLCFVPSHGGNFGPLAEMLPALQAGVGKECRVDAYTDLVGFMDFWPAAVGEHAPDLVPRVGGHADIAETAEMMVIRPDLVREERAEAGRVQVFDDALMHRVFSEGFRAVTPNGILGDSRGATSAIGESCIAHAADGIVAALEA
- a CDS encoding long-chain-fatty-acid--CoA ligase translates to MRGRMMEMPLLVSSLIEHASRVHGDQEIISRSVEGPIHRSTWGEVATRSKKLASALARFGIIEGDRLATLAWNTYRHLEVYYGVSGIGGVCHTLNPRLHPTQLVYIVTHAEDRILFVDLTFVPLVEAVAAQLDCVEHYVILTDADHMPDTSLPNAVAYEDFIAGGDPAHEWAAIDEHAAAALCYTSGTTGHPKGVLYSNRSSVLHAYGVSAPDVFNLGRAASVLPIVPMFHACAWGIPYAAAAMGTRLVMPGPKMDPASITELLENEQVTFAAGVPSVFIALLQHWRATGGTAPETLEMVLLGGAASPASLIAALEGEFGIEFRHAWGMTETSPLGLVNTLLPEHRTWSVKDRAAFQTKQGQPPYGIELRIVDEHGSTLPNDGVAFGELQARGPWVANGYFKRDEKRLTSDGWFPTGDVAKIDKQSYVQITDRTKDLIKSGGEWISSIDVENTAMGHPEIAMAAAISIPDEKWGERPLLVAVATSNSPPSKESVIGFLAGTLAKWQLPDDVIFVEALPMGATGKVQKTKLREKYGAN
- a CDS encoding YbaN family protein, which codes for MPQDCPVDHDTAERAVQALPGAVRRGVYFTIGATSVVLGVIGIVVPLWPTTCFLLLARWCFARSSTRAERWLHANRIFGRYLRDYREHGVISPRVRARSVAVLWVFIGLSAFLLASRLWAVALLLLLALAATAHLYSLPTEPRASTAD
- a CDS encoding zinc-dependent metalloprotease; protein product: MTHSPWIFRSPVVLLVALLNACSGGSSPADPPGPADMNEARPASESDSAKSYEDLVSGAESDEGLFTVHQSGDNYHFEIPDSLLDRDMLLISRVAGVQSGMGGFLPAGAAVNRQMVRFEREGERMLLRKYSGEAVADDSLAISQAVESNYFAPILAAFDIDMRGPGDASSVVDMTDFFAGDTPALSGLRSAQRRTYQVRRLDTDRSFIGRVRSYPLNVNVRHTLTYDAGAPPSDEQANTISMEMNQSLVLLPAEPMRPRHADDRVGYFTVDRINYGLDEQKAATETFLRRWRLEPSDSAAYARGELVDPVTPITWYIDPATPERWVESVRQGVENWNEAFEAAGFRNAVRALNAPSPEVDPEWNPEDVRYSVVRWSASLTRNAQGPSTSDPRTGEIIESDIVWYHNHMRSYRNWMMVQTGASNPGARSLPIDDALMAEAMEQVITHEIGHAIGLPHNMIASSAYPVDSLRSQSFSSRMGVAPTIMDYARQNYIAQPEDGLRPEDFLRRIGPYDLYSVNWGYRVLPDAATPEAERETLDAWIVDRASDRMYKYLPQGGLGVTDPRAQTEDMGDNPVEASTYGMTNLRRIVPNLVDWTTRSGNDYTDLQEIYGEALGQWNRYVGHVLTVVGGVEVDLKTADQGGVVYNVVPKARQKESVAWLTREVFNAPVWLNEPGILELIGPTTGGLRALQARQAGILNRLLDPRRLDILTEMEATQPAGAYPLVEFLDDVRAGVWGELKSASAINGYRRALQRAYIERMEYLMTEQSEGNARQGAAPNLDGSDIRPLIRAQLTDLSDHVESAERRIHHRVSSAHLADILARIDVILDPRGN